The sequence CTCCGTGCCCGCAGAACCATAGACCGTCCCCGTTGCCACCGCCGCTTTCGGATCAAAAATACCCAATGCCCGGGTGCCCTCCAACATCCGGCTGGGGGTCTCCGATTTCTGGCTCTGATCCACAATCCCGTAGGCAATTTTCACCAACGCCCGGGACAACGCATTGGGGTTCCCGGTAGCTTCAGCGGCAAAATGGTCAGCAAAATACTCCCGCACCCGAGATAAATACAACACCAAATAAGTGCCAACAATATAAAAAATATACGCCGCTAGGGCTACCGAACCTGCCACATTTGCCCCCTTATTGTCACTGTCCCCCCTGCCCATTTCCCGCAGAAAAATGTACAGTAAAAAGCAAATTTGCACCAAGGTCTGCGCCAGGGTCATGACTGCAAAATCCCAATGCACCACGTGTCCCAATTCGTGGGCATAAACCGCCGCCGCTTCCTCATCCGCCAAATAGGTAAATAATCCCTGACTCACCACCACCCGGGCGGTATCGGGCAGGGAACCATAGGTAAAAGCGGTGGGATTTTGGTCATTAATTAACCCCAATTTCGGTGTTTTTAACCCCTTCTCTGCACAAATTTGCCGAATAATGTTTGCCGAAGCCCGACTCTGGCGTTCAATATCCACCAAAGAAACCCAACGGGTTTGATAAAGCCCCCCTTGGATCATATCCATGATGTAAGGAGCCAGAAAAAAGACGATACTGTTTACGACAATCGTGGCTACAATTGCCTTGAACAGTCCCATCGCCGGGTCAGCACTATCCACAATCAGCATGACCGCTAAGCCCAAAACAAACACCATCCCCAACAGCAGACTTACGGTCACGGTCGAAGCCAAGGTCAAATTGCCAATACCAGCGGCTAACGGAAGTGGGTTACGGGCAGTCATAAACAACACTCCGAGGGCGACACCTTTATTCTAGGAGCCAAATTTGTCTCGTCAAGCACCTGCCGGAAATCAAGCGTTGGTATCCCCTTGTGCCAACCGTGCCAGCACCGCCGTGAGCGACACCAGGGCTAAGGCTTCCCCCCGGCGATAGACCAACCCCTGGAATAATTCCCGATACCAGGCGTGCAACTGCGGGGGCATGGGGACAATCTGGGATTGATCCGCCGTAAATAGCCCCTCCAAAGCCGTCACCACCCAAGCCAACCGGCGATTCCCCGTCGTCACTACCACCGTCGTCATGGGCAGATGCTCATTTGGGGTTGCCCCTGGGAGACGGAGAAATACCGCCAAATCCAGCACCCAACAGAGTTGACCAGAGCGGTTGACCACCCCCAACAGGGCGGCGGGTACCCCTGGTAGGGGACAAATTTCCTTTGGGGAGATTTGCGCCACCTCTCGCACCACCTCCGCGGGGAGTGCCAAACGCACGTTTTTCCCCAGCCGCACCGCAAAACATTCCTGGGGAGGGACAGCCACAGGGGTTCTGGTCATGCTCTGTGCCTCCTTTGTTGATGAGTAAATA comes from Synechococcus sp. C9 and encodes:
- a CDS encoding chemotaxis protein CheW: MTRTPVAVPPQECFAVRLGKNVRLALPAEVVREVAQISPKEICPLPGVPAALLGVVNRSGQLCWVLDLAVFLRLPGATPNEHLPMTTVVVTTGNRRLAWVVTALEGLFTADQSQIVPMPPQLHAWYRELFQGLVYRRGEALALVSLTAVLARLAQGDTNA
- a CDS encoding zinc metalloprotease HtpX, with amino-acid sequence MTARNPLPLAAGIGNLTLASTVTVSLLLGMVFVLGLAVMLIVDSADPAMGLFKAIVATIVVNSIVFFLAPYIMDMIQGGLYQTRWVSLVDIERQSRASANIIRQICAEKGLKTPKLGLINDQNPTAFTYGSLPDTARVVVSQGLFTYLADEEAAAVYAHELGHVVHWDFAVMTLAQTLVQICFLLYIFLREMGRGDSDNKGANVAGSVALAAYIFYIVGTYLVLYLSRVREYFADHFAAEATGNPNALSRALVKIAYGIVDQSQKSETPSRMLEGTRALGIFDPKAAVATGTVYGSAGTEAVGRVFLWDLFNPWATWMELNSTHPLTGKRIRALANYAEALGQSAAFNMGAIVSEGRYLDKGRLYGGFLLDILVYGAPWLGGFLGLVAGIITAVFLAHDLVSNHWFKVILLVVGSWLLGWGFGRLLKLGVMYPSFRQAPAMDVLTLMSDPYASPLRGRPARLEGQVIGRGDSGYIWGSDLQFQDKTGLIFLHYASRFGSLGNFLFGAKQVKGFIGQQGEVLGWFRRGLASYMDLIQLRLGNRRISSFHRFWGWFWSGFLLLFGALFLLLGIPA